From Camelina sativa cultivar DH55 chromosome 5, Cs, whole genome shotgun sequence:
CCATTGTTCCTTTCTAAAGCATTGCAAGAACATGAAGAGACATTCTTGCTGTTACAAACAAAAGCTGAGAAAAGGTCTCTGGTCTCCTGAAGAAGACGGGAAGCTTCTTAGTTACATCACCAAACATGGCCATGGTTGCTGGAGTTCTGTCCCTAAACTCGCCGGtaaaaactctctcttctccgaAAAAAGCTtattaaaattgtgtttttcttcCTCAAACCATTTATAGAACCGGATTTTTCTGAATCTATAGGTCTCGAGAGATGTGGAAAGAGCTGTAGACTCAGATGGATCAATTACTTAAGACCTGATTTAAAAAGAGGAGCTTTCTCTTCAGAGGAACAGGATCTTATCGTCGAGCTTCACGCTGTTCTTGGAAACAGGTAACAATCACaatttttgctctgtttctaaaacagagtattcttttttttctgaaatcccCTGTTTTGTATCAGATGGTCACAAATTGCTGCGAGGCTTCCTGGGAGAACAGATAATGAGATCAAGAACTTGTGGAATTCGTGTATTAAGAAAAAGCTGAGGGAAAAAGGTATAGACCCTATTACACATAAACCTCTCCCCGAGATTTATAAAGACACAAACAGAAGCGACAACCACAATTCCACAAGTTTCTCTTCAGAAACTAATCAAGACTTCTTTGTCAAGGAACCGTCAGATTATTCAGACTACTTAGCGTTTGAGAAGTTAAACACCAACTCTGTTTCAATCGTCAATTCGCTCTCGCCCGTGAGCCCTACGCAGTTCAACACCGATGGTTCTGTCTCAACTACAGGTTTTGAGACGCAGATATGCGTAAAACCCTCGattattcttcttcctcctccagaCAACACTTCAAGCACTATCTCTGGGGAAGATCATGTACAAGTGACAGACCCTACTTGGGAATCAAACTGTGGAACCGCAAGCCACCTCGACAATCCCGGTCTGGAAGAAATTAAATGGTCTGACGAGTATCTGAATGAATCGTTACTCTCTAATCCGGTTTACGTGAAATCAGAGACAGATTTCAACGCCAACATTGCGTTTCCTTGgagccaaaaccaaaaccaagctTGTGACGTGTTCCCCAAGGATCTTCAGAGAATGGCCTTCTCTTTTGGTGAGACCCTTtaaatttagagtttagacATATACTGGATCAAATGTTCTATCTGGTCACAATTTTTAAGAAGAGCtccatctttcttttatatatgtgtCTAATACATTGTAAATTTTagtttgatattatttttgtttcaagatCCATCGACAAATCAAAAGTTAtgtgttttcttaatctgttaaaacttaaaagagagagaagaactcaAATGCATGCATCATTGTAAAGAAGAAACCTATTTCCTTAAACACATTGTGGTCCAAAGTCACTTCTTTCAACATTATTCAGAACTCAGAGACCTATAACCAatataaagacaaaaacaaaaacaaaaaaaaattagaaaacgaCTATTTGAAATCACTAAACAacagaactttttttttattttgaaaattaattaaattatagaacatatataattaactaGAAGTCATCCCGTGCTACGCACGAATTTAGCTtacattgtttttgaattttagtaatttggatattattagttCTTCTATTTGTTTACTCAGGAATTGTTATTttagtgattttaaaaatatactgatcatttcaattttttttgggttctttcGTTTGGGGTTacttgaattttctttttatatatagtattagagtacagtaaaacttctataaattaataatggtgggaccaaaatttataatgatattaatttatctataaattaataataattattttatagtgtaaactaataattactaatttatagatatatttttaattgtttaaatttttaaaaattaagaattgagacaattttagtgAAATAAAATTAGACTTTCGGATGTTGTAAATTTCATGGTTTAGAAATTGAACTTGtattatttagaaaacattattgataataaattacaaatactatagacaaatttacttatacacatgacatacataaattcaagtTTATGAGTAATAATATCGATTGTCGAATTTTAATAgactgtcaaattatcaaattgtaaatgatgcatatctagaagttgaaaactttaaaaaacttaactatttttatgacatgttatagaatattttatatcattatagtttgaaaatacaacattacaattgttctatagaagtgagctttaggagaaacatacattattatatcagcatatatatattaatttacatgattataaatttatgatattatttgggctatattttacatgaaaattttaataaaattattatcttattatcttatcgaattttgttaatttttacactggcccgacttgggaccaacaaaatttattaatttatagtgtttattaatttatagaggtttcaCTGTATTTCAACATGTGAAGAAATTTTTGATTACATAGTAgtgtatttatagttttttctccctttagtttttcaagacatattaagcattctccatctttttattttcttgcttgcGTTTGCACAATTTATACTACCACTGACATctacaaaaatatgtaatttaggaatataacttacatgaatacaatctaaatatgaaatttaggtAAACAACAATgaacttaataaatatattttaccagcTTATTTTTGGTGAGGTAAAAAATGCAATCACATCCCTAAATATAATTTATCCTTTATACattctaatacaaattaaatttttttttaaaaaaaatttaataatgaaaatgaatccaagtaaataaagttataaataattacTCTAAGTTTTGGTTGAGTATAAAAATGCAATAGTTTTGTTCCAATGCCGAAATGAATTTTTAGATCTGTCTATTTAGCTTTATCATAAATGcaattgaataaaacaaatatttattttgtcgtAGCTACTTAGAAGACAAACCgcagaatattataatatcaaatgtCATAATAATAGAGTTTCTTAGGAAGTAAACTATTATATGTGAAAGTGGAAAatgttatgaaaataattttttatattactattcttataattttatttacgataatgaaaatgggtttttaaaaacaaattgacaTAGGTCATCCAAAATCACCGGACCGGAAGAAAACATAAACTGATAGATGATGGGTTTAAATCGGAAGGGGCCTAattgaaaaagggaaaaaagaaaatgttaagagttttttttttt
This genomic window contains:
- the LOC104787439 gene encoding transcription factor MYB86-like codes for the protein MKRHSCCYKQKLRKGLWSPEEDGKLLSYITKHGHGCWSSVPKLAGLERCGKSCRLRWINYLRPDLKRGAFSSEEQDLIVELHAVLGNRWSQIAARLPGRTDNEIKNLWNSCIKKKLREKGIDPITHKPLPEIYKDTNRSDNHNSTSFSSETNQDFFVKEPSDYSDYLAFEKLNTNSVSIVNSLSPVSPTQFNTDGSVSTTGFETQICVKPSIILLPPPDNTSSTISGEDHVQVTDPTWESNCGTASHLDNPGLEEIKWSDEYLNESLLSNPVYVKSETDFNANIAFPWSQNQNQACDVFPKDLQRMAFSFGETL